The following is a genomic window from Marinitoga litoralis.
CGCCAGGAGCAGGAGCTGAGTAGCCAAGTACCTGACCGATAACCGCTGAAAGCATCTAAGCGGGAAACGGGCCCCGAGATGAGGTTTCCCACTCTTTGGAGGTAAGGGCAGTTCGAGACTAGGACGTAGATAGGCCGGAGGTGTAAGTACAGTGATGTATTGAGCCGACCGGTACTAATAGCCCGAGGCCTTGACCTTATTAAGTAACTATGCACATGTGAATGAGAATTGAGGGGTGCAGATACCAGATATGGAAACACGCGGATCCATGCCGAACCCGACCGTTAAGCATATCTGGGCCGATGGTAGTATGGGAGATCCATGCGAGAGTAGGTAGCGCCCCTCTTTTTATTTTTCCCCCTGTCTAACAGCAGGGGGTTTTGTTTTTTTTATGTGATATTAGAAGAAAATAATAAGTTCTACAATAATAAAAAATGTATTCTCTCAAGTGATGATAAAGATAAAAAATTCGAAATAATATAAATATCATACTTTCAATGTGTAAATGGGAAAATAAAAATGTCAAAAAAAGAATTAAGATTTAAATTGTGATGTATTTATAATTATATAATCTACAGTTATTATGGTTTTTTCTAATTGAAAATTTGTATCAATTAGAAAATACTTATTAATACTTTGTTTTTTGATATCTAAGTTCTTCTTTAATTCTTAGAAAGATTCACTAACATATTTTATTAGTATTGATTCCATAGAATAAACTCAAGCGAGGTAAATCCCCGCTTGAGTTTATTTTTATTATTTCTTACCATCTACCTCTTGGCATTGGTTGTTGATTTGGATATTGTTGTTGTCCTTGATAACCTGGCATTTGAAAGTTGCCTCTTGGATCTTGATTCATTTGTCTTGGAGCAAAATTTCCATTTGGAGCTTGTGGACCATAACAATCATTTTGCATTTGGAAATTCCCTCTTGGGGCAAAATTCCAATTTGGAGTTTGATTCATGTTTCTACCTCTAGGAGCAAAGTTTCTATTTGGAGCTTGATTCATAGGAACTTGATTCATATTTCTTCCTCTAAATCCTTGATTTGCAAATGGAGCTTTTGGTGTGTAACCTGGTAATTGAGTATTTGCTCCCATAGCAGCCCCTCTAAAACCATTTAAAACTACTTCTTCACCATCAACTTTTGTTTCAATTGGTCTAAATATTTTGCTATCTTTTAAAACAACTTCAAACCCTTTTAATTCAATTGATTTTCCTACTTCTAAATCTTTTGCGAAATAATAATTTGCATGAATTTCTACAACATCTCCATCATCTGTTTTTACTTTGATAATTAATAGACCAGGAAAATCTTTGCTTTCTTCAATAGAATCAATAGTACCAGTAACTGTAATTAAACTCTCTTCATCAAATAAGTATCCACCATGAACACCTTGATAATTTTGAAAAACAGGAGCATTAGGATCTTGATTTACTCTAGGAGCATTAGCGTTAAAAGCAAAGATAGAAGTTACCATTAATCCACCTACTAATAATACAGTTAAAAACTTTTTCATAATAACACCTCCACAGTATTTTTTAATTTTTTGTTTTTGTCTTTCGACACTAGTATAATAACTTATAATCCTTAAAGAAAACTTAGTATTTCCTTAGAATTTCCTTAGAAAATATATAAAAAAAATGGCCGCATTGCAGCCATTTAATAAATATTATTTTTTAATTAAAATAATACCGTTAATAATGCTCAGTATAAATAGAATTATTGATACAGAAATAAATGAAATATTAAAAGAATAAACATCTGCAACTCTTCCAAAAATCGGGAAAAATATAATCATATATAAGCTATATACCATAGAACACATTGATAATATTGTAGCTCTTTTTTCACTAGGTATTCTTTTATTCACATAATCAATGTATACAATATATAATATTCCATTTAAACCACCTAATAGTATATTAAAGATATATGGAATGGTTGATATCAATCCAAATGATAATAATGAATATACAATAGGAATAAAGATTAATAATTTTTTTAAGCCGAATTTCTTTTCAATTTTGTGAGTAAAAAATGACATTATAGCACTAAAAATCCCTGATAAAGCCATTATTATACCAATTTGAAATTGATTTATTCCAAGTGATAAAAAATAATTTTGTAAATAAAAGAAAAATAAAGTTCCAACAACTAACATACCTTCAGAGAAAAAAATTAAATATAATACATCCTTTTTGTCTTTTAATAATATGAAACTATTATAGGCATTAACAAAAACATCTTTAAATGGAGTTTTTTCTTTCTTTTCTATTATTTTGGGTTCTTTAAAAGTAAGAGAATGAATTATTGTAATTAATCCTAATAGTGAAGCACATATAAAAACATATTCATATTTAATTTTAGCAATATAACCGCCTAATAAGTATCCACTAATCATACCAATTTGAGTCAAAAGTTCAATTCTACCAGCGATTTTCATATATTCATTATCTTTATTTAATTCTTTTAAAGAATCATATATTAAAGCTTGTCCTGCTCCAGATTCTAAATTATATGATAATGCCATTAAAGCCATAGCTAATGCAAAATGGAAAAAGTTATTTCCATATAACATAGTAATACTAGATATAACCCAAAAAACTCTTCCTAAAACTCTACTAGTTTTTCTTCCAAAAATATCTGCAACAGATCCAGTAGGTATTTCCATTAAAAATGAAGTTACATGAAATAATCCTTCGAGCAATCCAATTTGAGTTAAACTCATACCCCTATATGCTAAATATAACATCCAAACAGTACTTAACAAATTAAAATTATTCAAAAAAGAGTATATATATTCTCTAGTAATATTCTTTTTCATTTGCAAAATATAATTCATATTATCCTCCATTATTATTAACATCCTTATTATTTTATCATAATATATGGATATTACAAGTCAAATATATGATTTTAATTGGAATATATATTATATATATAATAAAAGGAGAGCGCGAGCTCTCCTTTTATTATTCTGGCTTATTATTTAATATTTTTTCAATTTCTTGCATTATTTCATCAGTTAATTTTTCTTTTACTTCTACAGCTTTCATGTTTTCTTTAACTTGTTCTACTCTACTTGCACCTGTAATAACAGTAGAAACATTAGGATTTTTTAATAACCAAGCTAATGCTAGTTGAGACATTGAAACATCTAAATCTTTTGCTATATTACTTAATTTTCTAACTTTTTCAATGTTTTCATCTGAGAATAAACCATTTTCTTTCATATGTTCAGCTAAACTCTTAAATTTAGCTAATCTACTATCTTCTGGAATACCATTATTATATTTTCCTGTTAATAATCCACTTGCTAAAGGACTCCATGTAGTTAAACCAAGACCATATTTTTCATATAATGGTTTAAATTCTTTTTCAACCTTCTCTCTTACAAACATGTTGTATTGTGGTTGTTCCATAGTTGGTGGAATACAATTTAATTCTTTAGCGGCTTTATGAGCAGCTTCTATTTGTTCAGCGCTCCATTCAGAAGTACCCCAATATAATGCTAAACCATTTCTTACAACATAATCCATTGCTAAAACAGTTTCTTCAATTGGTGTTTCTGGATCAGGTCTGTGACAAAAAATTAGATCAACATAATCAACTTGTAGTCTTTTTAATGATTCCCAAGTTCCTTCTAAAATATGTTTTCTAGATAATCCAGTATCATTTGGTCCATTTCCACCCCAGAAAATTTTAGTAGAAATAACTAAATCTGTTCTTCTATATTCTTTTAAAGCCATACCCATTAGAGATTCAGATAATCCGTTTGCATATGCTTCTGCATTATCAAAAAAGTTAACTCCATGATTAAATGCTTCTCTCATACAAGCCTTTACATTTGCAACATCTAATTGATTTCCAAATGTAAGCCAAGAACCGAAAGATAATTCACTTACTTTAATACCAGCTTTTCCAAGTCTTCTATATTCCATTTTAACCCCTCCCGAAATTTAATTAGCTATACTAATTATAACACATTTAAATATGAAATCAAAATAAAATTATAAATATAAATTATTTAAATATTTCAAAGGAACTAGGTAATAATGTATTTTCTAATTTTCTTTGATTGAAAATATATCTACCATCGCAAACAAACCCTAAATCTTCCCAATCAACATTATTTAGCATATCTTTAAATTTAACAATATCAATATCTTTTTTTGGAAAAATACCCAATATACTACCATCATAATATATAGAATCATGTAAGAAAAAAGGTTTCTTATCTCTAGTTCTTGCATTAACATATACTCTAGGATTATTGGAAATATAAAAATCTCTTCCCCATTTATACCAATTATTTTCATTAAATTTTCTAATTTTTCTTTTAATTAGTTTTTTCTTATTTTTTATCAAATGATCATTTATTATATTAAATATCATTTTCTTAGTTTTTCCGGTTTTTTTAGTATATGAACAAACAACATCAACGTTACCACTTTCATGAGTAAAGATATCATCAGCACCGCTTGCTCCGCCAACTTTGACATATGCTATATCTTTAAGTTTAATTGTATAATTATTGTTTTTTAAGAATAAATAATGTCCTTCAACGTTATAAAAGTATCTAATTTCTCCATTATAATTTACTTTCCTATTAAAGATATTTTTTTCATATCTCCAAATAACAACATTAGGAGAAAATTCATACCCAAAAACTCTTTTATCGCCAAACTCAATTACATCAGTAATAGTTCCATTTTCAAAAAGTAAATTATTTAAATTTACTGCTGAAGTTAAACTAAAAAAATCTCTAGGAGTAATAAATATTATTTCCCCATTATCTGTTAAATGCAAAAATGATTTATATATGAAAAATAAAAATAAATTTGCACGTCTATCAAAGATATCCATGGGGAGTTTTTTCTTAGTAGTTTTTAAAATATCTTTATAAGCTACATATGGTGGATTACCAATTATAGTATCAAACTTTTCTGAAAGGGGATAATCAAAAAAATCCATTTTTAAGCATTTGGATATTTCCAAATCTTTTTCTATTCCAATAATATTTTTATTTTTTAGTAAACGAACAAAAATCCCATCTCCACAAGATGGTTCTAATATTCTATTTCCATTTTTAATTAATTTCACCATTTTTTTTGCGATATTTTCTGGAGTAAAAACTTGCCCAAGTCTTTTTATCTTATAATCTTCTTTAGCCATAGCAACTCCTTAATTAGATATATATTACAAACGCGCCTAATATTAGTAGTATTGTTCCCAAAACCCTAATAGCAACTTTTTCTTTAAATATAAATTTTGCAAAAAATGCTGTAATAAGAGCTGAACTCATAGAAACAGGTTCAGCAACACTTACATCTATATATTTAAACATATTTAATAATGCAATATATGAATAAGCATTTGAAATTCCACCTGATACTAAAGGTGAAATTTTATTTTTTATTATCCTTATATGAGGTTTGATTGACTTATATTTTATCAAAGTAACTATAAAAAAGTATATACTAACTATTAAATATATTGAAATTGAATAACTTAATGAATCTACATTTCTAATTAAATATCCATCTATTGTTCTACCTATTGCCATTAATCCGGAAGAGACCAACATAGCAACGGCTCCTTTGCTTTTTAAAATATTAATATATGACATTTTTAAATTATTATCTTTCTTTAAAAATGAAACACCATATATCATCAATAAACTGCCTAAAATTTTAGTAATAGTAATTTTTTCATTTAAGAAAATAGCAGTAGTTATTATTAAAAAAACAACATTCATATTATACAAAGGTGCAATAACAGAAGTATCTTCATTTGCAAGCGCATAAACATATAAAAAGAAAGAGATAGTATATATAGTTCCACTAAAAATAGAATAAGAAATAAAAGTTATATGGTTAAAAAATGGGAAAAAAGCTAAGAAAGAGAAAAAGAAAAATGCCCATGAAGACAAAATTTCATCTTCATGGGACGTTATTTTCTTTCCAGCAATTCTTTCATAGCCTAATAATGTTATTCTGATTATTAACCAAAGGTATACCACTATACCACCTATCATCCAAGAGCATTATCAAGAATCATCATTACTAAAAATCCAGTCATCAAAGAAAATGTTGCAGCTCTTTCATAACCATGTGAATGTGTTTCAGGAATAATTTCATCACTGATTACATATAACATAGCTCCAGCTGATAATGCAAGAAAGAAAGGTAAAGCTGGTCTCATTAAAACAATAAACGCTGCACCAACAATACCTCCTAAAGGTTCTACCCAACCAGTTAAAGCAGAATACCAAAAGGCTTGTTTTTTAGAATATCCAGCTTTTAAAAATGAAACTGCAGTAGCTGTTCCTTCTGGAATATTTTGTATTCCTATAGCAGTTGCAACAACAATACCATTTTTAATCATTTCTGTTGTTCCACCACCAAAACTAACTCCAACTGCCATACCTTCTGGAAAATTATGTAAAGTAATAGCTATAACAAATAACCATACTTTTTTAACAAGAGTCATGTTTGGTCCTTCATGACCTTTCAAAAAATGTTCATGCGGGGCAAATGTATCCATTAATTCTAAAACCACAGCACCCACTATTATTCCAATAACAGTAATTGTTATACCCCCTAAATCAATAGCTGGAACAATCAATGAAAACATTGTAGCTGCAAGCATTATTCCAGCTGCAAATCCTAAAGCCATGTCCAATTGTTTTTCAGATAGCTGTTTTTTTAAAAAGAAAATAGGTAATGCGCCAACAGCGGTTGCACTTCCTGCAATTAAACTGGCTAAAGCGCCATAAGCAAAAATTTGACTTCCAGTTAAATCCACATAAATCCCTCCTTTTTTTATTATTATATCATATTTTATTTGTTCTAATTAAATGAAAGTTTATATTTTTTAAATCAAAAATTAAAAAAACAAATCTTGACAATGTCTAAAATATATGATATCATAATTTTGTAATTATTACAAATATAAAATAAAAATAATGGAGGTGGGAAAATGGAAAATAGAATTCCATTAATAGGAGAAAAATTTCCAGAATTAGAAGTTATTACAACACATGGTAAAATGAAATTACCAGAAGTATTTAAAGGTAAATGGTTTATATTATTTAGTCATCCAGCAGATTTCACACCAGTATGTACAACAGAATTTGTTGGTTTCCAAAAAAGATATGATGAATTTAAAAAATTAAATACTGAATTGATAGGGTTAAGTATTGATCAAGTATTTTCACATATTAGTTGGATTAATTGGATAAAAGAAAAAATGGGAGTAGAAATTCAATATCCTGTTATTGCTGATGACAGAGGAAAGGTTGCAGAAAGATTAGGTTTAATTCATGCATCTTCAACAAATACCGTAAGAGCTGTATTTATAGTTGATCCTAATGGTGTTGTAAGAGCTATTATTTATTATCCACCAGAATTAGGAAGAAATCTAGATGAAATATTAAGAGCAATTAAAGCATTACAAATGGCAGATAAAGCAAAAGCAGCCATGCCAGCAAATTGGCCAAATAATGAATTAATTGGCGATAAGGTTATAGTTCCTCCAGCATCAGATGTAGAATCAGCAAAAGATAGACTAAAGAATTATGAAGGATATGACTGGTGGTTTGTATATAAGAAATTAGATGAATAATATTTTGGCTTCCGAAAGGAAGCCAATTTTTTTAAAATATGGTATAATTATATAAAATAAGTATTATTTATATAAAATATTGTGAATAAGGTGAAAGATGTGAAACGCAAAAAAATAAAAAAAATAGCAAATATTATAATAATACAATTTTTTATAATCCTTTTTGTATTATCTATTATTATAATATTTTTAGTTTATAAAAACGAATTAGAAGAAGAAAAACTCAAAATTGAAAATGAGTTAAGCATTATTTCTATAAAGATAAATGATATTTTATCAAATACAATTAATTTATTAAATATATTAGATGCAAAAGATTATGATTTTAGAAAAGCGTATAATTTTTCTCAAAACATACAATATATATACTATACAAATAATAATGGTGAAATAATTATTTACCCCAAAATAATTATTCCTGAAAATTTTAATCCTAAGGAAAAAGGATGGTATATTGAAGCAATTAAAAATGGAATTGCAATAACATATTCATATGCTGATATTGAGAAGACTATGCCAGTAATAACAATTTCAAAAAAATTAAATGAAGGAGTATTAGCTATAGATTTAAAACCAGAAATAATATTTAATATAATAAAAAATTATGAAAATAGTATAGATTTAAACAATATATATTTGATAAAGGAAAATGGTGAAATAATATTTAATGACTTTAAAGATCAAGAATATAAAAAAAATTTGTATGAGAGAAATGGTTTATTACATATTAACAAAAAAATAATTGAAGATGTATATTTACTATATATTTACGATATTAAAAAACTTAATAATAAGTATTTAAAAAGATCTTTATTGCTATTTATTGTATATATTATATTTTTTTATATAATGTATAATAATACCAAAAAATATATTAATAAAAATTTTATTATTCCAATAGAAAAAATTGAACATGCAATGAAAAATTTTAATTATGAATCAAAAGATGGAATTATATATTTAAATAAAGAATATTATATAGAAGAAATAAATTCAATAATAGATAGCTATAATGTATTAGTAAGTACAGTAATAGCATCAACACTTAATTTTAAACTAACGACAGATGAAATAAAAAAAATGTATAATAAAGTAAATTCTATAAATGATACTTTTGTTAATATAATACATTTGATTACTAAATTAGATGATAAAGCATTGAATTTAGAAGAATATTATAGAATATTATTAAAAAACTTAATTGAGACAGTTCCAGAAGCAGAATCAGGAAGTATTTCTATTATTGATAATAATAAATGGAAATACATAACTGCAATAGGTCATGATATCGATAAATTAAAGAAGGTTGAAATAGATATTGATAAAAGATTTTTTGAAAAATATAATGGTATAAAAATTAATTCATATGAAAATTTATTTGAAGTAAATAAAAAAATTTTAGATGATAATACATATAAAATATTAAAAGATGGAACAACACCTTTTAAAGTAGTATTATCATATGTTAATTACACAGATAGATTCTCTTTATTGGTTTCTATTGAAACAAATAAAGATAGATTTTCTGATAAAAGTATTGAAATATTTAAAGCTTTTAATAATATATCAAAAATATTTTTTGAAAAAAAATTAGAATTGGATAATATTCAAGATATATATTTCAAATTTGCAGAAAAATTGGCATCTGTTGCAGAAGGACATGATGATTTAACGGGAAAACATATATTTAGAGTTGGAGAGATTTCCTCTTATTTGGCTGAAAAGATGGGTTTTAATTCAAAAGATGTAGAAAGAATAAGGAGATTTGCGCCATTACATGATATAGGTAAAATCTATGTTCCATATGAAATTTTAAATAAAAAAGATAAATTAACAGATGAAGAATGGGAAGAAATGAAAATGCATACAATTTATGCAAAAAAACTATTAGATAATGATAATTATTTTGAATTAGCTTTGAACATTGCATTATATCATCATGAAAATTATGATGGTAGCGGTTATCCATATGGGCTAAAGGGAGAAAGAATCCCGATGGAAGCAATGTTAGTAAAAATAGCAGATATATATGATGCTTTAAGATCAAAAAGATCATATAAAGATGCATATAGTCATGAGAAAGTTTTAGAAATAATAATAAATGGTGATGATAGGGTAAAACCGGAACATTTTAATCCAAATTTATTAGAAATATTTAAAAAATACAATAATGAAATAAATGAAATATGGAATAAAATTAATGGAGGTGGAATTAATGAATATTAAAATTGAAGCAATTGATATTAAATTCCCATCAGATTGTAATGTAATTGTTGGTCAATCACATTTTATTAAAACAGTTGAAGATATATATGAAACAATAGTTACAACAGTACCAGGTATGAAATTTGGAATTGCATTTAATGAAGCAAGTGGTCCAAGGTTAATTAGATTTGATGGTAATGATGAAGAATTGATTAATGTTGCAATAGAAAATGCAAAAAATGTTGGCTCTGGACATTTCTTTGTTTTGGTAATTAGAAACGGATATCCAATAAATATATTACCAAGATTAAAACAAGTACAAGAAATAGTAAATATATTTGCAGCAACAGCGAATCCTCTTCAAGTTTTAGTTGCAGAAACAGATTTGGGAAGAGGAGTAATAGGAGTTGTTGACGGACAACCACCATTAGGTGTAGAATCAGAAGAAGATAAAAATAAAAGATATGACTTTTTAAGAAATATAACAGGATATAAAAAATAATAATGGTCGGGGAGACCGGATTCGAACCGGCGACATTCAAATCCCGAATTTGACGCGCTACCATCTGCGCTACTCCCCGTTATACATATTATATCATAGGAGGTAATTATTATGAAAAGAATGCTAGTTTTTACGTGGATAAATACATGGAAAAAATTATTTGGAGACGATAAGATTGAAGAAATATTAAGAAAAAGTGGAGTTAATACTAATGAAAAAGGATCTCCTCTTGATAATTTTGATGAAGTACTACTAGAAAAGATAATTAAAGAAATAGCAGAAAAATTAAATATTACAAGAGCTGAATTAATGAGAAAAACTGGAAGAGAAAATATAAATACATTTTCTAAATGGTATCCATTTTTCTTTAAAAAAGATGGAGCTTTATCTTTTTTAGCAGCAATGGATATGACACATTCATTATTAACTAGAAGATTAAAGGGTTTGTTACCTCCTAGAATAATATATGAACCTATCAATTCTAAAGAAGCATTTTTAACATATAAATCCAAAAGAGAATTTTCAGATTATTTTTTAGGATTAATTGAAGGAGTGTCAGATTATTTCAATGAAAAATTAGATGTAGTGGTTTTAGATAAAGGAAATGAAGATGGTTTTAATTATTTAAAAGTTAGATTAAAATCAGAAAAACCATATGTGAAAATAGAAAAAATGAATTTATTTAATATATTTTCTTTTGGTATATTTAAATCAATGCAAAAAGTTTTTGTGATTTTAATGCCTATTGTAGTATTTTTAATTTCACTTTTATCCTTTACATATATAGAAAATAATATTATAGCGGCATTAATTACTGGTATAGTATTTGCTGCTTTATCGTTTTTAGGTGTTTTAGATTACAAAAAAGGACATGATATAATAATTGATATATTAGATAATTATAAGAAAAAGAATTTTGATTATCCAGTTAAAGTAAAAGGTGCAAAAGAAATTGTTGACATTACAAATGAATTCTACAACTTCACAGATACAATGAGAGAAATATTGATGGGTGTAACTGGTGATATTCAAGAAATTGAGAGCTCTGTAAATGAGGTAAACCAATCAGCCCAGAATTCAATTGATTTAATAGATACAATGAGAGAATTATCTCAACAAGTTGCAGATACTTCTATACAAATTAGTAATGATACAGAAAGCGTATCAGAAGCTATTAATTCAAATGTAGAGGTCTTATCTGAAATAGTAAACAAGGAAAGAGAAATGGTAAAATCATTAAATGAATCAGTAAAAATGATATTATCATCATCTAAAAATGTTGAAAAATCTTCTATTGGAATTTTAGATATGAGTAATAGATTCAATCAATTAGTTAACTCTGCCGAACAATTACAAAAAGAAGCAGATCAAATAAAAGAAATTGTAGAAACAGTAATGAGTATAGCTGAACAAACCAATTTACTTGCCCTAAATGCTGCTATAGAAGCAGCAAGAGCAGGAGAAGCTGGTAAAGGATTTGCTGTTGTTGCTGATGAAATTAGAAAATTAGCAGAAGAATCAAAAAATTCAGCAAATAATATTTCTGATTTTTTAAGTTCGGTTATAGATGGCATTGATAATTTAACTACACAAATTTCAACGGAATTTAAAGAGATGAAAAAACAATCAGATGAACTTAAGAAAAATTCTGAAGATAATAAAAAGGCTAGTGATGAAATTTCTAATATAGCACTTGAAATAAACAACTTAATTGAGAGGTTAGAATTAGAAGAAAAGAATTTAGAAAACACTACTCAAAATATTGAAAGTTTATTAGCGATATCAGAAGAGAGTGCAGCTACTGCACAGGAAATAAGTGCATCTATACAAAGCTTTTTAACTAATACAAAAGAAATTTTAGAAAAGGTAAATAAAATAAGTGGCTTCATAAATATTTTATATGATAATTTTGATGGAATAAATATTTAATTTAAGGGGGATTTTTATATGGGAAATAAATATTTGATTTATCAATTGGCAGCGTATTTAGGAACACCTTCTTTTTATAATTTATTGGGGGATTTAATTAAAGAAGAATCAAAAAGTGAGAAAATAATAATAACTAGAACTGAAGGGAAACAATGGGTAATACTTGATTCTAAAGGATATGTTCCAGAAAAATTAACATTTGATAATTTAGAAGAATTACTATTAAAATTAAATGATGTTAAGGTGTTAAAATTCCCATTCAATACATATTTACTATTTGATGGAGAATTAGAAGATAAAATATTGATTAAATATTTAAGTTTATTATTTGAAAAAGAGGAAGAACTTTTTGAAAAATATAGGTTAGAAAGCGTTGTTGATAGACTATCATACCAATTATCTGGTATTGAAAATATAGTAAAAACATTAGGGAAAAAGATTAAAGAAGAAGATTTTATAGAAACATTGTTAAGTAGCTTATCTGAAATATTTTTCTCAACTGTAGGATTATATTCAATAGAGGATTATAAATTAATTAGAAAATTTGGAAATTTAAGTATCCCAGACGAAATAGAATTTTTTGATATTATGCTCGAAGAATTAAATAAAGGAAAAATATTTAATATCTTTAATTTTACAGAGGAACAAAAAGCATATTATGATGTATTTTACATAAAATATATAGTTCCATATTTTAAAGAAGGAAATTTGAAGTACTTATTGACAGTATCACGAGATACACTTATAGAAAAAGAGGAAAATGAAGTCTTTGAAACTATTATTAAAATATCAAGGTTTTTATATGAAGAAAATTCAATATAATAAAAAGGGCATTTCGCCCTTTTTATTATTATGATCTAGGTTGAACAACAAATTTAATAGCTGTTCTTTCTTCGCTTTCGATTTTTACATCAACAAAAGCTGGAATACATACTAAATCAATTCCGCTTGGAGCAACATAACCTCTAGCAATAGCAACAGCTTTAACAGCTTGGTTTACAGC
Proteins encoded in this region:
- a CDS encoding MFS transporter, with the translated sequence MNYILQMKKNITREYIYSFLNNFNLLSTVWMLYLAYRGMSLTQIGLLEGLFHVTSFLMEIPTGSVADIFGRKTSRVLGRVFWVISSITMLYGNNFFHFALAMALMALSYNLESGAGQALIYDSLKELNKDNEYMKIAGRIELLTQIGMISGYLLGGYIAKIKYEYVFICASLLGLITIIHSLTFKEPKIIEKKEKTPFKDVFVNAYNSFILLKDKKDVLYLIFFSEGMLVVGTLFFFYLQNYFLSLGINQFQIGIIMALSGIFSAIMSFFTHKIEKKFGLKKLLIFIPIVYSLLSFGLISTIPYIFNILLGGLNGILYIVYIDYVNKRIPSEKRATILSMCSMVYSLYMIIFFPIFGRVADVYSFNISFISVSIILFILSIINGIILIKK
- a CDS encoding potassium channel beta subunit family protein, with translation MEYRRLGKAGIKVSELSFGSWLTFGNQLDVANVKACMREAFNHGVNFFDNAEAYANGLSESLMGMALKEYRRTDLVISTKIFWGGNGPNDTGLSRKHILEGTWESLKRLQVDYVDLIFCHRPDPETPIEETVLAMDYVVRNGLALYWGTSEWSAEQIEAAHKAAKELNCIPPTMEQPQYNMFVREKVEKEFKPLYEKYGLGLTTWSPLASGLLTGKYNNGIPEDSRLAKFKSLAEHMKENGLFSDENIEKVRKLSNIAKDLDVSMSQLALAWLLKNPNVSTVITGASRVEQVKENMKAVEVKEKLTDEIMQEIEKILNNKPE
- a CDS encoding Eco57I restriction-modification methylase domain-containing protein, with the translated sequence MAKEDYKIKRLGQVFTPENIAKKMVKLIKNGNRILEPSCGDGIFVRLLKNKNIIGIEKDLEISKCLKMDFFDYPLSEKFDTIIGNPPYVAYKDILKTTKKKLPMDIFDRRANLFLFFIYKSFLHLTDNGEIIFITPRDFFSLTSAVNLNNLLFENGTITDVIEFGDKRVFGYEFSPNVVIWRYEKNIFNRKVNYNGEIRYFYNVEGHYLFLKNNNYTIKLKDIAYVKVGGASGADDIFTHESGNVDVVCSYTKKTGKTKKMIFNIINDHLIKNKKKLIKRKIRKFNENNWYKWGRDFYISNNPRVYVNARTRDKKPFFLHDSIYYDGSILGIFPKKDIDIVKFKDMLNNVDWEDLGFVCDGRYIFNQRKLENTLLPSSFEIFK
- a CDS encoding EamA family transporter, translated to MVYLWLIIRITLLGYERIAGKKITSHEDEILSSWAFFFFSFLAFFPFFNHITFISYSIFSGTIYTISFFLYVYALANEDTSVIAPLYNMNVVFLIITTAIFLNEKITITKILGSLLMIYGVSFLKKDNNLKMSYINILKSKGAVAMLVSSGLMAIGRTIDGYLIRNVDSLSYSISIYLIVSIYFFIVTLIKYKSIKPHIRIIKNKISPLVSGGISNAYSYIALLNMFKYIDVSVAEPVSMSSALITAFFAKFIFKEKVAIRVLGTILLILGAFVIYI
- a CDS encoding ZIP family metal transporter, which codes for MDLTGSQIFAYGALASLIAGSATAVGALPIFFLKKQLSEKQLDMALGFAAGIMLAATMFSLIVPAIDLGGITITVIGIIVGAVVLELMDTFAPHEHFLKGHEGPNMTLVKKVWLFVIAITLHNFPEGMAVGVSFGGGTTEMIKNGIVVATAIGIQNIPEGTATAVSFLKAGYSKKQAFWYSALTGWVEPLGGIVGAAFIVLMRPALPFFLALSAGAMLYVISDEIIPETHSHGYERAATFSLMTGFLVMMILDNALG
- a CDS encoding peroxiredoxin, whose product is MENRIPLIGEKFPELEVITTHGKMKLPEVFKGKWFILFSHPADFTPVCTTEFVGFQKRYDEFKKLNTELIGLSIDQVFSHISWINWIKEKMGVEIQYPVIADDRGKVAERLGLIHASSTNTVRAVFIVDPNGVVRAIIYYPPELGRNLDEILRAIKALQMADKAKAAMPANWPNNELIGDKVIVPPASDVESAKDRLKNYEGYDWWFVYKKLDE